TCTTTTGCGATGCAGATCTGCGATATTTGTAATAGACTAAACAAGTTATGATTGCAAATACCATATACGATTTTACTGTAATCTCCTTTTGCTGTAATCTCTTTAAATTCCTATGTTTCTCATGGatgtaattacattttgacgatatattattatctatgattttatttattgtttagaGTTCAACAAATAATCGTGATTATTAATCGCGGGTTTCATATGAACACGAGTAACACGATGATCTTTTTGGGTTATTGCAGCAATGATGacgaatttattttcaagcaTGGACAAACTTGGATGGCATTATCCACGTATTAAACACAAGTTTACAGGATTTCAAAATAATGATAGGAAAGTGCTAACAGCCGTATGACttcgtaatataatacattgcCATGTTTTAGACAAAGGtgatattatcattaaattatcgCGAACAAAATTCTGTCTAGTACTTTTTAGTCAGATTTTACGAAATACGTAAGgttgtataaaataagtaaaattgcTGTAATATAGAAAATCATCCTTcgaaatataagagaaatgaATAGTTTTTATGTACTTTAACATGTTacttatacaaaataaatataaacttatgtATATACTAGCGTATTGTATATCAcagtatattttgttacaaacTGATAATTTGACCTGGATGCCTTAatcatacataaattataaaattataatatgattatGGATGAAATAAAGTTTCTCGTTACATTGTTTGTAAAGTTTAcgtcattataattatttaaatacataaataatacatgaGCGAGACAATAAATCACTTAATAGATTAAGTACACATTTGATCCAATTCGGAATAAGGACAACTATGATAACAAAAAGTATTTGGCaagttatcaaattttatgtggttatcatattatacataaaatctctttataaatttcacatacatttgcatataaaatagaagtatAGTACtagaaattaaaagagatattaaagcaaatgtaaaatattctagGAAAGTATTCGTGCGgaattaagtataaaataactttaagaaaaatatcccTTTCAACCTAGCTTATAATTTTCCTCTAACAATAgcgagataataatttttataaataagtggCGCCGTATCGTCACTGACAAAATTTCTGTCGGGTTTGATCGAAGCGAATGGATTTCTTCGTGGCTCCAAAATTGTCTCTACATCATCAGCGATTGATTTTATCCTGATCATCTCTCGAGGAATTTCTTGTTTCGTATAAGACGTCACGCAAACGGGGACTTTTGTTTTACAGAATTCTCGTATCGTCTCCGGCCACGTGTCCTTACCTTCAAAACCAGTTTCGCGATAAAGACCCGGGTTAAAGAGGCACACGAGGTGCGGTTCTACGAACTGTTTGGAACGACAGAAATCGTGATAGACTTTTCCAGGATGGAACGAAACGTTTACTCGTCGACCGGACGATTTGCAAGTCGAACAGATCTTCACAGCGGTCAACAGGTCTAACGGCACCGCCGGCAAACTCAGTTCCGGACCGATGAACATCAATTTGAGATGCTTTAAATTCGGAAGGAGGTGCAGAAAGAGTTTTTCCCACACATGCAGATTTATACACTCGAATTGAAACTCGGCACCTATCACGTGGACCACGAAAGTATCGATAGTCTTCCAATTCAGGCAAGAAATTTGCATGGAATACAAAGCCGTCAATGGAATGGTCGATATATGAGAGAGACTGCAATACGTGTAGCAATCCATATCGCAATAATATGTCGAGTGACCGTAAAGCTGTGACATtaacaaatcaaaattatcCGGCAGATAAAACGGTTCTTTCTGGAAGGTATCCGGAATCTCGGGATCAACGTGACCGGCTTTGTGCTGCATGAACAGTACCCTGCGAAACACCTGAAACTCTCGACACCACTCTTCATGTCCGCCGTCATGATTCTCGCAGAATAAGCCGATTCCGCAAGTCGGACAGCATTTCAAAGTCGTCGAGAAGCGACGACAGCTGCAACAAACGCGAGGATAAAGAAGGATCTCCTTTTCCCAGAGCTGGAGAGGCCTGTCCAAGCGATACTGTACTATTTCGATCAATTTCAGCCGATAAACGCGATAATCATCCGCGCTGAGTTCCGACAGTGACGACAAACCACCTCCGATCGTGCAGATTTCAGTGAGAACTTTACACAGGTCGCGATGCTTCGGCCGGTCTTGCTTCATATGTTTGACGGTGCAGTAAGACACCATGCCGCAAAATCCGCAGATCTCCTCCGCTCGTTCTATGCAGATCGGACATAGGTTCGACACGAAGACAAAACGCGGCCAGAAGTTCAGCTCGATAGTGTCCTCTTCGTCGCTGTCGTCCG
The window above is part of the Temnothorax longispinosus isolate EJ_2023e chromosome 8, Tlon_JGU_v1, whole genome shotgun sequence genome. Proteins encoded here:
- the LOC139817535 gene encoding uncharacterized protein, with the translated sequence MDRKKKNSKRIVTQKICKSEVTENSNSDEKEAIKQSKENLFIAEVIDVYSRLKLPLVHSMQHRSSDDSDEEDTIELNFWPRFVFVSNLCPICIERAEEICGFCGMVSYCTVKHMKQDRPKHRDLCKVLTEICTIGGGLSSLSELSADDYRVYRLKLIEIVQYRLDRPLQLWEKEILLYPRVCCSCRRFSTTLKCCPTCGIGLFCENHDGGHEEWCREFQVFRRVLFMQHKAGHVDPEIPDTFQKEPFYLPDNFDLLMSQLYGHSTYYCDMDCYTYCSLSHISTIPLTALYSMQISCLNWKTIDTFVVHVIGAEFQFECINLHVWEKLFLHLLPNLKHLKLMFIGPELSLPAVPLDLLTAVKICSTCKSSGRRVNVSFHPGKVYHDFCRSKQFVEPHLVCLFNPGLYRETGFEGKDTWPETIREFCKTKVPVCVTSYTKQEIPREMIRIKSIADDVETILEPRRNPFASIKPDRNFVSDDTAPLIYKNYYLAIVRGKL